CTGCCATGCGCGAGACCGTCAGAAGAGGCCGGGGATCTTGAGTCCCCCGGTCAGGGCTTTCATCTCTTGTTCCATCAAGTCCTTGGCTTTCCGCAGCGCGTCATTGCCGGCCGCGACGACCAGGTCTTGCAGCATTTCGACGTCCCCGCTCTTGATCAGTTCGGGGTCGATCGTCACGCTGACGATCTGTAACGCGCCGTTGGCCGTCACGGTTACGATGCCGCCCCCGGCCGTTCCGCTGGCGGTCTTGGACGCCGCTTGCTCTTGGAGTTTGGCCATCTGTTCTTGCATGGCTTGGGCCTGCTTGAGAATCGTGCTCATATTGCCGAAAGGGTTTTTCATTCGGTCGCCTCCTTCTTGGATACCTGACGAACTTCGGCCAACTCGGCGCCGAAGATCTCGATCGCCTGCTTGATCACGGGATTGGCCCGGGCTCGCTCAAAGAGCACCAGTCGTTGATCCTGTTCTTTGGCCGCCCGTAT
This sequence is a window from Candidatus Nitrospira inopinata. Protein-coding genes within it:
- a CDS encoding YbaB/EbfC family nucleoid-associated protein codes for the protein MKNPFGNMSTILKQAQAMQEQMAKLQEQAASKTASGTAGGGIVTVTANGALQIVSVTIDPELIKSGDVEMLQDLVVAAGNDALRKAKDLMEQEMKALTGGLKIPGLF